A region from the Sutcliffiella horikoshii genome encodes:
- a CDS encoding toxin-antitoxin system YwqK family antitoxin, with protein sequence MENEKCDIKDGVKEKPLEVIDGYTIKYHANGKTIWSKGKMSGDQPEGYWEWYRADGTIKRSGYFENGEPVGEWITYDSKGEKYKTTNRDKK encoded by the coding sequence ATGGAGAACGAAAAGTGTGATATAAAAGATGGCGTAAAAGAAAAGCCTTTAGAAGTGATTGACGGCTACACGATAAAGTACCATGCAAACGGCAAAACCATTTGGTCCAAGGGGAAAATGTCAGGCGATCAACCTGAAGGGTATTGGGAATGGTATCGTGCCGATGGGACCATCAAGCGGTCCGGGTATTTTGAGAACGGCGAACCTGTCGGGGAATGGATTACGTATGATAGCAAAGGTGAAAAATACAAAACCACTAATCGTGATAAAAAATAA
- a CDS encoding CTP synthase has protein sequence MTKYIFVTGGVVSSLGKGITAASLGRLLKNRGLDVTIQKFDPYINVDPGTMSPYQHGEVFVTGDGAETDLDLGHYERFIDINLNKYSNVTTGKIYSTVLKKERRGDYLGGTVQVIPHITNEIKERVFRAGRETNADVVITEIGGTVGDIESLPYLEAIRQIKSDIGRDNVMYIHCTLVPYIRVAGELKTKPTQHSVKELRGLGIQPNIIVLRSEMPISQDMKDKIALFCDIDEKAVIESIDADTLYEVPLAYQAQNMDNIVVDHLKLETKGEADMTEWTALVNKVKNLSKKTTIALVGKYVELQDAYLSVAEALRHAGYEYDADVKINWINSEEVTPENVDELLQSADGILVPGGFGDRGVEGKIEAIRYAREKKVPFFGICLGMQLASVEFARNVLGFEGAHSAELNPETPYPIIDLLPEQKDIEDLGGTLRLGLYPCKLNDDSLAQKAYADEVVYERHRHRYEFNNQYRQQMEEHGFIFSGTSPDGRLVEVIEIKDHPWFLASQFHPEFTSRPNRPQPLFRDFVAASLKNAEVMA, from the coding sequence ATGACAAAGTATATTTTCGTAACAGGTGGAGTAGTTTCGTCTTTAGGTAAAGGGATTACGGCTGCATCTTTAGGTAGATTGTTAAAAAATCGTGGGTTGGACGTGACAATCCAGAAGTTTGATCCATATATCAACGTGGACCCGGGTACAATGAGTCCTTATCAACATGGTGAGGTATTTGTAACAGGTGACGGTGCGGAAACGGATTTGGACTTAGGTCACTATGAGCGTTTCATCGATATCAACCTGAACAAATATTCCAACGTGACAACAGGGAAAATCTACTCCACTGTCCTGAAAAAAGAGCGTCGCGGCGACTATTTGGGCGGAACGGTTCAAGTTATCCCTCACATCACAAACGAAATCAAAGAGCGCGTTTTCCGTGCTGGCCGTGAGACAAATGCAGACGTCGTTATCACAGAAATCGGTGGAACAGTAGGGGATATCGAGTCTCTTCCATACCTTGAAGCAATTCGTCAAATCAAGAGTGACATCGGTCGCGACAATGTAATGTACATTCACTGTACGCTTGTTCCTTACATCCGCGTGGCAGGCGAGTTAAAAACAAAGCCGACACAGCACAGTGTAAAAGAACTTCGCGGTCTTGGAATTCAACCAAACATCATCGTATTGCGTTCCGAAATGCCGATCTCCCAAGATATGAAAGACAAGATTGCCTTGTTCTGTGATATCGATGAGAAAGCAGTTATCGAATCCATCGATGCGGACACGCTTTACGAAGTGCCATTAGCTTATCAAGCGCAAAACATGGACAACATCGTTGTGGACCACCTGAAGCTTGAGACAAAAGGCGAGGCGGACATGACAGAATGGACGGCACTTGTGAACAAGGTGAAAAACCTTTCCAAGAAAACGACGATCGCCCTTGTCGGAAAATATGTGGAACTTCAAGATGCATACCTTTCTGTTGCAGAAGCATTGCGTCATGCTGGATACGAGTACGATGCAGATGTAAAAATTAACTGGATCAACTCAGAAGAAGTTACACCTGAAAACGTGGACGAGTTATTGCAAAGTGCGGATGGAATCCTTGTACCTGGTGGATTCGGTGACCGCGGTGTTGAAGGAAAGATTGAAGCGATTCGCTATGCGCGTGAGAAAAAGGTACCATTCTTCGGTATCTGCCTTGGCATGCAGCTTGCTTCTGTTGAGTTTGCACGTAACGTTCTTGGGTTCGAAGGCGCGCACTCTGCTGAGCTTAACCCTGAAACGCCATACCCAATCATCGACCTTTTACCAGAGCAAAAAGACATCGAGGACCTTGGTGGAACATTGCGCCTTGGACTATACCCTTGTAAGCTGAACGACGATTCCTTGGCACAAAAAGCTTACGCAGACGAAGTGGTCTACGAACGCCACCGTCACCGCTACGAGTTCAACAACCAATATCGTCAACAAATGGAAGAGCACGGATTCATCTTCTCCGGTACAAGCCCTGACGGCCGCCTTGTAGAAGTGATTGAGATCAAAGACCACCCATGGTTCCTTGCATCCCAATTCCACCCAGAATTCACTTCCAGACCAAACCGCCCACAACCGCTATTCCGCGACTTCGTGGCAGCATCTTTGAAAAATGCTGAGGTAATGGCTTAA
- the rpoE gene encoding DNA-directed RNA polymerase subunit delta translates to MALNHLTAEEVQEMSLIEIATALFNEQKQSVTFGELITEIKKITGFTDEDLKGKLSQFYTDLNIDGRFICIGENQWGLRAWYPYDQIEEETTPQVKTKAKKKKKAVDEDDIDADEFDELDEEELEFDDLDDYEEDEVEEEDFDDADDDADEDDDEEFEEDLIEDDEYELEDDEEEDEELDEDEEEKL, encoded by the coding sequence TTGGCATTAAACCATTTAACGGCAGAAGAAGTACAAGAGATGTCATTGATCGAAATCGCTACTGCTTTATTTAACGAACAGAAGCAGTCTGTGACTTTTGGCGAATTAATTACGGAGATCAAGAAAATCACCGGTTTTACAGATGAAGATCTTAAGGGCAAGTTGTCTCAGTTCTATACGGACCTGAACATTGACGGCCGTTTCATTTGTATTGGAGAAAACCAATGGGGACTTCGTGCATGGTATCCTTATGATCAAATAGAAGAAGAAACAACTCCTCAGGTTAAGACAAAGGCTAAGAAGAAGAAGAAGGCTGTTGATGAGGACGATATCGACGCTGACGAATTCGATGAGTTGGACGAAGAAGAATTAGAATTCGACGATCTGGATGATTATGAAGAGGATGAAGTTGAAGAGGAAGACTTTGACGATGCCGATGATGATGCAGACGAAGATGATGACGAAGAGTTTGAAGAAGACTTGATCGAAGACGATGAGTACGAACTTGAAGACGATGAAGAAGAAGACGAAGAATTGGACGAGGATGAGGAAGAGAAACTCTGA
- the icmF gene encoding fused isobutyryl-CoA mutase/GTPase IcmF gives MEVYRPTNHIRFVTASSLFDGHDASINIMRRIIQASGAEVIHLGHNRSVEEIVNAAIQEDVQGIAISSYQGGHVEYFKYMYDLLKEKGASHIRIYGGGGGVIIPSEIKELHAYGIARIFSPEDGREHGLQGMINSMLKECDFVTVKSLGDEVERLDADNHQAIAKLITLSELQVTSDEEVAATAQTALAKVKEMQKTVPVLGITGTGGAGKSSLTDELIRRFINEVPGKKVAILSIDPTKQKTGGALLGDRIRMNAIFNPRVYMRSLATRGSRSELSLAIQDAIAVTKAAGFDLIIVETSGIGQGDAGITEICDISMYVMTSEFGAPSQLEKIDMIDYADLIVINKYERKGSEDAKRQVQKQYQRSRLLWDKELDEMPVYGTIASQFNDLGTNTLFAALLELMNEKTGSSYASSLPTSKDVEKQNVIIPNDRRYYLREISETVRNYHKMAAEQVELARKLFQLDGAMEAAGASNGGSLSEELVAALAEVRREYEEKLTSDSRKILAGWEEKKEKYSGDQFVTKIRDKEIITKLTTKTLSGLKIPKVVLPKYVDYGEILKWVYRENVPGEFPYTAGVFPFKREGEDPKRQFAGEGTPERTNRRFHYLSKDDDAKRLSTAFDSVTLYGEDPAERPDIYGKVGNSGVSICTLDDMKKLYAGFDLCAPSTSVSMTINGPAPVILAMFMNTAIDQQVQKREEELGRMLSEEEFAEVRAVTMQTVRGTVQADILKEDQGQNTCIFSTEFALRVMGDIQQYFIDKKVRNYYSVSISGYHIAEAGANPITQLAFTLANGFTYVEYYLSRGMKIDDFAPNLSFFFSNGLDAEYTVIGRVARRIWATVMKNKYGANERSQKLKYHIQTSGRSLHAQEIDFNDIRTTLQALMALQDNCNSLHTNAYDEAITTPTEESVRRAMAIQMIITKEHGLAKNENPLQGAFVVEELTDLVEEMVLQEFERLNDRGGVLGAMETQYQRGKIQDESMYYEMKKHTGELPIIGVNTYKNPNPPSEDDLNDIELARSTEEEKQTQIRNLAAFQERNSAEVEEALGRLKQVAISGGNIFEELMETVRVASLGQITTALYEVGGQFRRNM, from the coding sequence ATGGAAGTTTATCGTCCAACTAACCATATTCGTTTTGTAACAGCTTCAAGTCTATTTGACGGGCATGATGCCTCAATCAACATCATGCGCCGCATCATCCAGGCGAGCGGTGCTGAGGTCATTCACCTTGGCCACAACCGTTCCGTTGAGGAAATCGTGAACGCAGCGATTCAGGAGGATGTGCAGGGGATCGCGATTTCCTCTTACCAGGGCGGACATGTCGAATATTTTAAATATATGTATGATTTGCTGAAGGAGAAAGGTGCCTCTCACATCCGCATTTACGGCGGTGGCGGCGGAGTCATCATTCCTTCTGAGATAAAAGAACTGCATGCGTACGGGATCGCGCGTATCTTTTCACCGGAGGATGGTCGCGAACACGGACTGCAAGGCATGATTAACTCGATGCTGAAGGAATGTGACTTTGTGACGGTCAAATCCCTTGGTGACGAGGTGGAGCGTCTCGATGCCGACAACCATCAGGCAATTGCGAAATTGATCACCTTATCCGAGCTGCAGGTGACTTCAGATGAAGAGGTGGCAGCAACGGCTCAAACGGCCTTGGCTAAGGTAAAAGAAATGCAGAAAACTGTGCCGGTCCTTGGGATTACGGGTACAGGTGGAGCGGGGAAAAGCTCGCTCACAGATGAACTGATCCGCAGATTTATAAACGAAGTACCGGGTAAAAAGGTGGCGATTCTTTCTATCGATCCGACGAAGCAGAAGACAGGTGGGGCGTTGCTTGGTGACAGAATCCGCATGAACGCCATTTTCAACCCTCGTGTTTATATGCGTTCCTTGGCAACCCGTGGTTCCCGTTCTGAACTTTCTTTGGCAATCCAAGATGCGATTGCTGTCACGAAGGCGGCTGGTTTTGACTTGATCATCGTCGAGACGAGCGGAATCGGGCAGGGGGATGCCGGGATTACGGAGATCTGTGACATCTCGATGTATGTGATGACAAGTGAGTTCGGGGCACCGTCTCAGTTGGAAAAAATCGATATGATTGATTATGCCGATTTGATCGTTATTAACAAGTATGAGCGAAAAGGCTCTGAGGATGCGAAGCGCCAGGTGCAAAAGCAGTACCAGCGCAGCCGTCTTTTATGGGATAAGGAATTGGATGAAATGCCGGTGTACGGTACGATCGCGAGCCAGTTCAATGACCTCGGGACAAACACGCTTTTTGCGGCGTTGCTTGAGTTGATGAATGAGAAGACAGGTTCTTCTTACGCTAGCAGCCTGCCGACGTCCAAAGATGTGGAAAAGCAGAATGTGATCATTCCGAATGACCGCCGCTATTATTTGCGCGAGATCAGCGAGACGGTCCGTAACTATCATAAGATGGCCGCTGAGCAGGTAGAGTTGGCGCGGAAATTGTTCCAGTTGGATGGGGCGATGGAAGCTGCTGGTGCGTCTAACGGAGGTTCTTTAAGCGAGGAGCTCGTGGCGGCACTTGCCGAGGTGCGCCGTGAATACGAAGAAAAATTGACTAGCGATTCCCGCAAAATTTTAGCAGGCTGGGAAGAGAAGAAAGAGAAATACTCCGGTGACCAGTTTGTCACAAAAATCCGCGACAAGGAAATCATCACAAAGCTTACGACGAAAACCCTGTCCGGCTTAAAGATTCCAAAAGTGGTCCTGCCGAAGTATGTGGACTATGGGGAGATTTTGAAGTGGGTGTACCGTGAGAACGTGCCAGGGGAATTCCCTTACACAGCCGGTGTGTTCCCGTTCAAGCGTGAGGGTGAAGATCCGAAACGCCAGTTCGCGGGGGAAGGGACGCCTGAGCGCACAAACCGCCGCTTCCATTATTTAAGTAAGGATGACGATGCGAAGCGCTTAAGTACGGCGTTCGATTCGGTTACATTGTACGGAGAAGATCCAGCAGAGCGTCCGGACATCTACGGAAAAGTCGGGAACAGCGGCGTGAGCATCTGTACCCTTGATGACATGAAAAAGTTATATGCAGGTTTTGATTTGTGTGCACCAAGCACGTCTGTATCAATGACGATCAACGGACCGGCACCAGTTATTTTGGCGATGTTCATGAACACGGCCATCGATCAGCAAGTGCAAAAGCGCGAAGAAGAGCTTGGCCGGATGTTATCGGAAGAAGAGTTTGCGGAAGTTCGTGCAGTTACGATGCAGACGGTACGTGGAACGGTGCAAGCGGATATTTTAAAAGAAGACCAAGGCCAGAATACGTGTATCTTCTCGACGGAGTTCGCTTTAAGAGTGATGGGGGATATCCAGCAGTACTTTATCGATAAAAAAGTGCGCAACTACTATTCGGTTTCTATTTCTGGGTACCATATTGCCGAAGCGGGCGCGAATCCGATTACACAGTTGGCGTTCACACTGGCAAATGGCTTCACGTATGTGGAGTACTACTTGAGCCGCGGCATGAAAATTGATGACTTTGCGCCGAACTTGTCGTTCTTTTTCAGTAACGGACTGGATGCAGAGTACACGGTGATCGGTCGTGTGGCACGCCGCATCTGGGCAACGGTCATGAAAAATAAATATGGAGCTAACGAGCGCAGTCAGAAGTTGAAGTATCATATTCAGACGTCCGGCCGTTCCTTGCACGCACAGGAAATCGACTTTAACGATATCCGTACGACGCTGCAGGCTTTGATGGCGCTGCAGGACAACTGTAACTCGTTGCATACAAATGCGTATGATGAGGCGATCACAACGCCGACAGAAGAATCTGTGCGCCGTGCGATGGCGATTCAGATGATCATCACAAAAGAGCATGGCTTGGCGAAAAATGAGAACCCATTGCAGGGTGCTTTTGTAGTGGAGGAGCTGACAGATCTTGTGGAAGAAATGGTGCTGCAGGAGTTTGAACGCTTGAATGACCGCGGTGGCGTACTTGGTGCGATGGAGACGCAGTATCAGCGCGGGAAAATCCAGGATGAATCCATGTATTATGAGATGAAAAAACATACAGGTGAGCTTCCAATCATTGGAGTGAACACGTATAAAAATCCGAACCCACCTTCTGAGGACGATTTGAATGATATCGAGCTTGCACGTTCGACAGAAGAGGAGAAGCAAACGCAGATCCGAAATCTTGCAGCGTTCCAAGAGCGGAATTCCGCGGAAGTGGAGGAAGCGTTGGGTAGGTTGAAGCAAGTGGCCATCAGCGGCGGCAACATCTTTGAAGAACTGATGGAAACCGTCCGTGTCGCAAGCCTCGGCCAAATCACCACAGCCCTCTACGAAGTCGGCGGCCAATTCAGACGAAACATGTAA
- a CDS encoding TetR/AcrR family transcriptional regulator, with amino-acid sequence MKKRQVHASVKDERLIEKRRDQMIKGAVSLFKEKGFHRTTTREIAKEAGFSIGTLYEYIRTKEDVLYLVCDRIYDQVGERLQEELDMKRGNLESLKSAIRYYFRVMDEMQDEVLVMYQEAKSLSKDALPYVLNKELAMVAMFEQVIRNCMTAEDIDMREQQIQLVAHNIFVQGQMWGFRRWVLHRHFELDAYIEGQIELLVHGLTKGENVKNGSLSSN; translated from the coding sequence ATGAAAAAACGTCAAGTACATGCATCCGTAAAAGACGAGCGGCTGATCGAGAAGCGCCGCGACCAGATGATCAAGGGGGCGGTGAGCCTTTTCAAAGAGAAGGGCTTCCACCGCACGACAACAAGGGAAATTGCGAAAGAGGCCGGCTTCAGCATCGGCACGCTCTATGAATATATCAGAACGAAGGAAGATGTCCTTTACCTTGTCTGTGACCGGATTTATGACCAGGTGGGGGAGCGCCTGCAGGAGGAACTCGACATGAAGCGGGGGAATCTGGAGAGTTTGAAATCCGCGATAAGGTACTACTTCCGTGTCATGGATGAAATGCAGGATGAGGTCCTTGTCATGTATCAGGAGGCAAAGTCCCTATCAAAAGATGCGCTTCCGTACGTGTTGAACAAGGAGCTTGCGATGGTGGCCATGTTTGAGCAGGTCATCCGTAACTGCATGACCGCAGAGGACATCGACATGAGAGAACAGCAGATTCAATTGGTTGCCCATAACATTTTCGTACAGGGTCAGATGTGGGGATTCCGGCGCTGGGTGCTGCACAGGCACTTTGAGCTGGATGCCTATATCGAGGGCCAGATTGAACTTTTAGTGCACGGACTTACAAAGGGGGAGAATGTGAAAAATGGAAGTTTATCGTCCAACTAA
- a CDS encoding acyl-CoA dehydrogenase — protein MNFQLSEEHEMIRKMVRDFAKNEVEPTAAERDEEERFDMEIFKKMADLGLTGIPFPEEYGGIGSDYLAYCIAVEELSRVCASTGVTLSAHTSLASWPIYKYGTEEQKQKYLVPLAQGTSIGGYGLTEPGSGSDAGGMRTTAKLDGDHYVLNGSKIFITNGGIADIYVVFAVTDATSKHKGTSAFIVEADFPGFSVGKKEKKLGIRSSPTTEIIFEDCRVPVENMLGAEGEGFKVAMTTLDGGRNGIAAQAVGIAQGALDAAVAYAKERVQFGKPIAAQQGVSFKLADMATTVEASRLLTYQAAWRESEGLSYGLESAMSKLFAGDTAMKVTTEAVQVFGGYGYTKDYPVERYMRDAKITQIYEGTQEIQRLVISRMLTK, from the coding sequence ATGAACTTTCAACTTTCAGAAGAGCATGAAATGATTCGCAAAATGGTACGCGATTTTGCCAAGAACGAAGTGGAACCGACTGCAGCGGAGCGTGACGAGGAAGAGCGCTTTGACATGGAAATTTTCAAAAAGATGGCGGACCTTGGCTTAACGGGGATTCCTTTTCCAGAAGAGTACGGCGGAATCGGCAGTGATTACTTGGCGTATTGCATCGCGGTCGAAGAACTTTCACGAGTATGTGCGTCCACAGGGGTAACGCTTTCAGCCCACACATCCTTAGCGAGCTGGCCGATCTATAAATACGGAACAGAGGAGCAAAAGCAGAAATACTTGGTGCCACTTGCGCAAGGAACAAGCATCGGCGGGTACGGCTTGACTGAACCAGGATCCGGATCTGATGCGGGCGGCATGCGTACAACGGCGAAATTGGACGGCGACCATTATGTCCTGAACGGCTCTAAAATTTTCATCACAAACGGCGGGATTGCGGACATCTATGTGGTGTTTGCGGTAACAGATGCAACAAGCAAGCATAAAGGAACAAGCGCGTTCATAGTCGAAGCGGACTTCCCAGGTTTCAGTGTTGGGAAAAAAGAGAAGAAACTAGGCATTCGTTCTTCACCTACAACGGAAATCATTTTTGAAGATTGCCGCGTGCCGGTAGAAAACATGTTAGGCGCGGAGGGTGAAGGCTTCAAAGTGGCGATGACAACGCTTGATGGCGGGCGTAACGGAATTGCTGCACAGGCTGTCGGGATTGCGCAAGGTGCGCTAGACGCAGCCGTAGCTTACGCAAAAGAGCGCGTTCAGTTCGGGAAGCCAATCGCGGCGCAGCAGGGTGTTTCTTTTAAACTGGCAGATATGGCGACTACGGTGGAAGCGTCAAGATTGCTGACGTATCAGGCTGCGTGGAGAGAATCCGAGGGCTTGAGCTATGGCTTGGAGTCTGCGATGTCCAAACTTTTCGCGGGCGACACGGCGATGAAGGTGACAACAGAAGCGGTTCAAGTATTCGGTGGCTACGGCTACACGAAGGACTATCCGGTTGAGCGCTATATGAGGGATGCGAAAATTACGCAAATCTATGAAGGAACGCAAGAAATTCAACGTCTCGTAATCTCCAGAATGCTTACTAAGTAA
- a CDS encoding acyl-CoA dehydrogenase, translating to MNLRFTEEQEMVRKMVRDFAETEIAPFVEEMEEGKFPREILRKMADLGLMGMTIPEEYGGAGMDFPSYIIAINELSRVSATVGVILSVHTSVGTNPILYFGTEEQKQKYVTKLATGEYLGAFCLTEPSAGSDAGSLKTRAVKQGDHYVLNGAKVFITNGGEADTYIVFASTNPELGTKGVSAFIVEKDTPGFVIGKDEHKMGLHGSKTVQLTFEDAKVPAANLLGAEGEGFKIAMANLDVGRIGIAAQSLGIAEAAVQAATNYAKERVQFGKPIAAQQGVSFKLADMATAVEGARLLTYRAANLRALGKPCGKEASMAKLFASQTAMNVAIEAVQVFGGYGYTKDYPVERYFRDAKVCEIYEGTSEIQRLVIGKHLMN from the coding sequence ATGAATTTACGTTTTACAGAAGAGCAGGAAATGGTCCGGAAAATGGTGCGCGATTTCGCGGAAACGGAAATTGCACCTTTTGTGGAAGAAATGGAAGAGGGAAAGTTCCCACGTGAAATTTTGCGCAAAATGGCGGACCTTGGTTTGATGGGGATGACCATTCCGGAAGAGTACGGTGGAGCGGGAATGGACTTTCCTTCCTACATCATCGCAATCAATGAGCTTTCCCGCGTGAGCGCGACAGTCGGGGTGATCCTGTCTGTTCACACCTCCGTTGGGACGAATCCAATTCTTTATTTTGGCACAGAAGAGCAGAAGCAAAAATACGTTACAAAGCTTGCAACTGGTGAGTATCTTGGTGCGTTCTGTTTGACGGAGCCGAGTGCGGGATCTGATGCAGGAAGCTTGAAAACGCGTGCAGTAAAACAAGGTGACCACTATGTGCTGAACGGTGCGAAGGTGTTCATCACAAACGGCGGGGAAGCAGACACATACATCGTTTTCGCATCCACCAATCCGGAGCTTGGAACGAAGGGAGTTTCCGCATTCATCGTGGAAAAGGATACTCCTGGATTCGTCATTGGAAAAGATGAGCACAAAATGGGCTTGCACGGCTCAAAAACAGTTCAGCTGACATTTGAAGATGCGAAGGTTCCTGCGGCGAACCTGCTAGGAGCGGAAGGGGAAGGCTTTAAAATCGCGATGGCGAATCTCGATGTCGGCCGTATTGGGATTGCGGCGCAGTCCTTAGGTATTGCGGAAGCGGCAGTGCAGGCTGCAACAAACTATGCAAAAGAGCGCGTCCAGTTCGGCAAGCCAATCGCGGCACAACAGGGTGTTTCTTTTAAACTTGCAGACATGGCGACTGCGGTGGAAGGTGCGAGATTGTTGACTTACCGCGCGGCAAACTTGCGTGCTTTAGGCAAGCCTTGCGGAAAAGAAGCGTCGATGGCGAAGCTTTTTGCCTCTCAGACGGCGATGAACGTGGCGATTGAAGCGGTTCAGGTATTCGGCGGTTACGGCTATACGAAGGATTATCCAGTCGAGCGCTATTTCCGCGATGCGAAGGTTTGTGAGATTTATGAGGGCACAAGCGAGATTCAGAGATTGGTGATCGGGAAGCATTTGATGAATTGA
- a CDS encoding 3-hydroxybutyryl-CoA dehydrogenase has product MTIQKVMVIGAGQMGSGIAQVCAMAGYDVYMNDLKQEFLDRGLAGITKNLGRSVDKGRMTEDEKAAVLGRLQTTTALEDAKHVDIVIEAAVENMDIKKKIFAELDQHAPAHTILATNTSSLPITEIAAATGRPEKVIGMHFMNPVPVMKLVEIIRGLQTADEVYGAIEDMTKKLSKVPVEVNDFPGFVSNRVLMPMINEAIFTVYEGVATPEAIDEVMKLGMNHPMGPLTLADFIGLDTCLYIMETLHEGFGDDKYRPCPLLRKYVKAGWLGRKTGRGFYTYET; this is encoded by the coding sequence ATGACAATTCAAAAAGTAATGGTGATCGGCGCAGGACAGATGGGCTCAGGCATCGCGCAGGTTTGTGCGATGGCCGGCTATGACGTATATATGAACGATTTGAAACAGGAATTCTTGGACCGCGGGCTTGCGGGCATTACGAAAAATTTAGGCAGATCCGTGGATAAAGGCCGCATGACAGAAGACGAGAAAGCGGCTGTACTTGGTCGCCTGCAAACAACAACGGCACTTGAAGACGCTAAACACGTCGACATCGTCATTGAAGCGGCAGTCGAAAACATGGACATCAAAAAGAAAATTTTCGCAGAGCTTGACCAGCATGCTCCGGCTCACACCATTTTAGCGACCAATACATCGTCGCTTCCAATCACGGAAATCGCTGCAGCAACAGGCAGACCCGAAAAGGTAATCGGGATGCACTTCATGAATCCTGTTCCTGTCATGAAACTTGTCGAAATCATTCGCGGCCTGCAAACGGCTGACGAAGTGTACGGTGCGATTGAAGATATGACGAAAAAGCTTTCCAAGGTACCGGTGGAAGTGAACGACTTCCCAGGCTTCGTATCCAACCGCGTGTTGATGCCAATGATTAACGAAGCCATTTTCACCGTTTACGAGGGTGTGGCAACGCCGGAAGCGATTGATGAAGTCATGAAGCTTGGCATGAACCATCCGATGGGGCCGCTGACGCTTGCCGATTTTATCGGGCTTGATACTTGCCTTTACATCATGGAAACGTTGCATGAAGGTTTTGGCGATGACAAATACCGTCCATGTCCATTGCTTAGAAAATATGTAAAAGCTGGCTGGCTGGGACGTAAAACGGGCCGCGGATTTTATACGTACGAGACGTAA
- a CDS encoding acetyl-CoA C-acetyltransferase encodes MGKTVIVSGVRTPIGRFAGGLSSLSASDLGAVAIKEALSRANVSGDQVGEVIMGTVLQGGQGQLPSRQASQKAGLPWEVRTETINKVCASGMRSVTLGDLLIRSGEEEVIVAGGMESMSNAPYMLPKARWGLRMGDSTVQDLMVHDGLTCTFTGVHMGTYGNSVAKEMEITREDQDAWAFRSHQRAIEATEKGTFDAEIVPVSVPKRKGDPIVVSKDESPRKDTSIEKLASLRPAFDHDGTITAGNAPGVNDGASALVLMSEDRAEKEGKEVLATILGHASIAVEAKDFPKTPGLVITELLKKTGTKLEEIDLFEINEAFAAVALASANLAGLDLEKVNVNGGAVALGHPIGASGARIIVSLIHELKRRGGGLGIASICSGGGQGDAILIQV; translated from the coding sequence ATGGGAAAAACAGTAATCGTTAGTGGAGTACGTACACCAATCGGTCGTTTCGCAGGAGGACTAAGCTCACTATCCGCATCAGACCTAGGAGCAGTCGCCATCAAAGAAGCACTATCACGAGCAAACGTATCAGGTGACCAAGTAGGCGAAGTCATCATGGGAACCGTCCTTCAAGGCGGCCAAGGCCAACTGCCATCCCGCCAAGCCTCCCAAAAAGCAGGCCTGCCTTGGGAAGTACGCACCGAAACCATCAACAAAGTATGCGCATCTGGCATGCGCAGCGTCACACTCGGCGACCTCCTCATTCGCTCCGGTGAAGAAGAAGTCATCGTAGCAGGCGGAATGGAATCCATGAGCAACGCGCCATACATGCTGCCAAAAGCAAGATGGGGCCTTCGCATGGGTGACAGCACCGTTCAGGACTTGATGGTCCATGACGGCCTCACTTGCACCTTCACAGGCGTGCACATGGGCACATACGGAAACAGCGTCGCAAAAGAAATGGAAATCACTCGTGAAGACCAGGATGCATGGGCATTCAGAAGTCATCAGCGTGCCATTGAAGCAACAGAAAAAGGCACATTTGACGCAGAAATCGTCCCAGTTTCCGTACCGAAGCGAAAAGGCGACCCGATTGTCGTGAGCAAGGATGAGTCTCCACGTAAAGATACATCCATTGAGAAACTCGCGAGCTTGCGACCGGCATTCGACCATGACGGGACCATCACGGCAGGAAACGCACCGGGCGTGAATGACGGAGCAAGTGCGCTTGTGTTGATGAGTGAAGACCGCGCGGAAAAAGAAGGGAAGGAAGTGCTCGCAACTATCCTTGGCCACGCCTCCATCGCAGTGGAAGCAAAGGATTTCCCGAAAACTCCGGGACTTGTCATCACAGAACTTTTAAAGAAAACAGGAACAAAGCTTGAAGAGATTGATCTTTTTGAAATAAATGAAGCATTCGCGGCGGTTGCGTTGGCATCTGCAAACCTTGCCGGACTTGATTTGGAAAAAGTGAATGTAAACGGCGGGGCAGTTGCGTTAGGACATCCGATCGGGGCAAGTGGCGCACGTATCATCGTGTCGTTGATTCATGAGTTGAAACGCCGCGGAGGCGGTCTTGGCATTGCGTCCATCTGCTCAGGCGGCGGACAGGGCGATGCCATTTTGATCCAAGTATAA